The window CGTCATCGCGGGACTCGACCTGCCGGGCGCTTCCTCCCGCCCCACCCGCCTGGACCTTCGTGCCTCGGGCCGCGTACTGGTGGGAATGCTGCCGGCCTGCCTCGCACGGGGGTTGCTGCTCGGTACGACCTTGGGCGTGGCGCTGGCCTTCGTCTCGCCGTGGGGGTGGATGGTTCCCTGGTCGGAACGCATCCTCGCGGCCGGGGCCTTCGGCGCCTTCTTCGGGGCGCTGCTCGGCTTGGGGCTCGCCGTGCTCAGATGGGCTCGCGTCCCGGCCGACCTCGAACAGGAGACACCCCGGTCGACCCTGCGCGGTGAGCGGACGGTCGCCATCGCACTGATGCTGTTCGCGGTGGTGCCGCCGCTGGGCAAGTGGATCATTACGTCCCTGGGGCACTTGACCAGCAGCGACACCGTGGCAGTGCTCGTCGTCGGCGCCTGGCTGGAGACCCTGGAGGCCAATCTGGGGCTCGGACTCGCCGCCGGACTCGCCGGCGTTTCCAGTACCGCCTACTTCAAGTACCGGGAAGTGTGCCTGCGGTTGGCCTCGGCCAAGCGACTACCGCGGCACCCGCTGTCCTTCATGGAGGACGCGAGGCTCCTCAGTGTGCTGAGACGGGTCGGACCGGTCTACCAGTTCTGTCACGACGAGTTCAAAGACCGCATCGTCGACGGCGGCGACGTGGCAGCCGACTTGATACGGCCCGGCCCCGAGCGGGTGTGACAGTTCACGGGGCGTCGATCCACAGGCGGTTCTCGGCGATCCGCCGTTTGACCTCCGACGGCGCCACGAATCTGATGTCCATCGGATCGGCCCCGTCGGGCACTTCGACCAGCGTGCCCTCGGCCACGACGAAGCATCCCTTGCACGTGGCGCACTTCTTCTTCTCGTGCCAGGCGGTGTTGGCGGCGGCCCAGTCGACGATGTCCCGCGCGGTCCACTCACCGTCGTCCCGGTGCGGAAGGTCGACCTGGATACCCCAGGCCTCGATCGAAAAGGCGTTGTCAGCGACCATGCCCGTCATGGGTCCATCCTCCTGTCGTGGGATATTCCGCACGCATATGCGGAACTTCGGCCCACGCTAGAGCCACCCCTGAACCGCCGCCACCGGAAGTCACCACCCCCCTCACCGAAGCGGCGCCGCCCCCATGGCCTCCCGGTGCCGCTCGGCGCACAGCACATCCACCACGGCCGCCGCGGTGTGGGCCCGCTGGATCCGGCCGCCGAACGCACCACTGCGGAGCAGGGGCCAGGTTTCGGAGAACCGAGCCTGCACGCGCTCGGCCACGCGGAGGCGTCGGTCCCCGTCCCAGCGGTCCGGAAGGGTGAACTCGCCCAGCGCCACAGGGGTTTCCGAGAGGTCCGCCTGGACGAGCGCCGTCAGGTACTCGTACGCGTCGAAGGCGTCCGAGATCGCCCGGTCGCTGTCCGCGCCCGGCTCGGCCAGTACATCGCGGAGCCGTTCCCGCAGCCACGTGCTGTGCGAGGTCAGGACGAGGGAGGGCGGATACGGCTCCGCCAAGAGCGCGTTGAGGAAGTCGCCGTCGCCGAGCACGTCCTCCGTGCGCAGCGCCAGTACCGCCGGTCTGGGCTCCGAGGGGCCGGCCAGGGACGGTTCCAGCAGCAGCCGGCCGAACAGCTCGTCCCGGCCCGCCAGTACGGCCGCACTGCCGGCGGCGGACAGGGCGAGGAGCGCGGGGTACAGACTCCCGGGGGCGCTCAGCAGCCGTTGCACCGCCCGCACCCACACCGCCGTATGCACCCCGCCCTCGTCATGGAACGCGCCCACCGCCAGCAGATGCAGCAGCGTGTCGCAGTCGCTCTGGTACCGCAGCAGGAGGTCTCGGTACGTCCGAGGGTCCGAAGGGTGCTCATCGAGCGGATACCGGTCGCTGTCCGAGAGGCGCTCCACCACCCGCGTCGCCTCGGCGTCCACCAGTTCGTGCAGTTCGATGCGGCGCACGGGGTCGGGGAGTGCGCGCTTGAGGCGGGCCACGGACAGTTCGCGGGTCGGCGCGGGTTCCGTCAGCCGGTCCAGGGCCTCGACCCGGTCCAGCAGGCCGGGGAAGAACTCCTTCGCTGTCACACCCCGCACCACCACGGCGCCGTGCCGGGCGACGAGTTCGGCGGCCTTGCCGTGCGGGCCGTGCGGGGCGGCCCAGAAGAAGGGGTAACGGCGGGTGGCGCGGCGCTCGAAGCAGGCGGACAGGGCGTGGTCCCACTGGGCGGACCAGCCGCAGACGATCAGCCCGTACTCGTCCAGCACCTGGTCCACCAGACCGGCCCACGCGGCCGGATACGCGCTCAGCTCGTGCTCGGTGTTGCGGGCCTCCAGGTCGGTGAGATCGCCGTGCAGTTTGACGACCGTGGCCCGGGCGTGCGCGAGCGGAGTCATCCCGCGCAGACTGTCGGGGCTGTGGATGACCTGCGGCTGCACGCCCGCGGCGGCCAGCGCCTGTTCCGTGAGCCGGTCGAAGTTGGTGGTCAGCACCACCCGCACCGAGCCCCGCGCCATCAGCCGGGCCACCGCGTGATGCGCCACGCCGGGCCGCCTGAGCCCCTCCTCTCCGGGCTCGAAGTACCCGCGCAGCAGCTTGTGCCGGGCGGCGGGCGTATCGCCGAGCGCC of the Streptomyces sp. NBC_00287 genome contains:
- a CDS encoding SIR2 family protein; amino-acid sequence: MTDHHDRPPAAAAVRGLDPLISLAMCVHAGPGVYALLLGAGMSRDAGVPTGWEIVTDLVRRAAVAKGADQDLAAADPEAWWARHGDGGPLGYSGLLEALGDTPAARHKLLRGYFEPGEEGLRRPGVAHHAVARLMARGSVRVVLTTNFDRLTEQALAAAGVQPQVIHSPDSLRGMTPLAHARATVVKLHGDLTDLEARNTEHELSAYPAAWAGLVDQVLDEYGLIVCGWSAQWDHALSACFERRATRRYPFFWAAPHGPHGKAAELVARHGAVVVRGVTAKEFFPGLLDRVEALDRLTEPAPTRELSVARLKRALPDPVRRIELHELVDAEATRVVERLSDSDRYPLDEHPSDPRTYRDLLLRYQSDCDTLLHLLAVGAFHDEGGVHTAVWVRAVQRLLSAPGSLYPALLALSAAGSAAVLAGRDELFGRLLLEPSLAGPSEPRPAVLALRTEDVLGDGDFLNALLAEPYPPSLVLTSHSTWLRERLRDVLAEPGADSDRAISDAFDAYEYLTALVQADLSETPVALGEFTLPDRWDGDRRLRVAERVQARFSETWPLLRSGAFGGRIQRAHTAAAVVDVLCAERHREAMGAAPLR